In a genomic window of Sutcliffiella sp. FSL R7-0096:
- a CDS encoding DUF1540 domain-containing protein → MAQDVLCEVNNCVYNKSGNKCGAPQIYVASNKGKEAETSHEIDCKTFKPE, encoded by the coding sequence ATGGCACAGGATGTTCTATGTGAAGTAAACAACTGTGTATATAACAAATCAGGAAACAAATGCGGAGCTCCTCAAATTTACGTAGCCAGCAACAAAGGAAAAGAAGCGGAGACAAGTCATGAAATAGATTGTAAAACATTTAAACCCGAATAA
- a CDS encoding NERD domain-containing protein, whose translation MSNLQKVVVIFVGSIILLPVLYFLVPIVVPFLIFAGMLYLKANYSRIKGAVGERAVNKELEKLGPLFTVYHDLYVPSVNGGTSQVDHVVTSPTGIFVIETKHYDGWIFGKENHRNWTQVIYKRKEKFLNPIWQNYGHIQALKSYLGEHYNYQSIIAFSTRSTLKFEDDFSSARIIQIPQLNKVIRESLNRQISEVELRGINKALEQLVIQDGKQKKMVHKQHVKSIKDKQKEKKTAATNPIVKKQTLNQAIAELCPKCGGQLTIKKGKYGSFYGCSGFPVCRYTRQADGTRMKSTFSLNL comes from the coding sequence TTGTCCAATCTCCAGAAAGTCGTAGTTATTTTTGTAGGTAGCATAATTTTATTACCAGTGTTGTATTTTTTAGTTCCTATCGTTGTACCTTTTCTAATTTTTGCAGGAATGCTTTATTTAAAAGCTAACTATTCCAGGATAAAAGGGGCTGTTGGGGAGAGGGCTGTGAACAAGGAGTTAGAGAAACTGGGACCATTATTCACTGTGTATCATGATTTATATGTACCAAGTGTAAATGGTGGTACATCTCAAGTAGATCATGTGGTGACTTCTCCGACTGGAATCTTTGTTATTGAGACAAAGCATTATGATGGATGGATCTTCGGGAAGGAAAACCACCGCAACTGGACGCAGGTGATCTATAAGCGAAAAGAGAAATTTTTGAATCCTATTTGGCAGAACTATGGGCATATCCAGGCTTTAAAGAGTTACCTTGGAGAGCACTATAACTACCAATCTATCATTGCTTTCTCCACCAGGTCCACGTTGAAATTTGAAGACGATTTCAGCTCTGCAAGGATTATCCAAATCCCGCAACTAAACAAGGTCATAAGGGAGTCGTTAAATCGTCAAATAAGTGAGGTGGAGTTGCGAGGAATCAATAAAGCCTTAGAGCAATTGGTCATTCAGGATGGAAAGCAAAAGAAAATGGTACATAAGCAACATGTGAAATCGATAAAGGATAAGCAAAAGGAAAAGAAAACGGCGGCTACAAACCCGATAGTCAAGAAACAGACTCTTAACCAAGCCATAGCTGAATTATGCCCGAAATGTGGTGGGCAGCTTACTATCAAAAAAGGTAAATATGGATCTTTTTATGGGTGTAGTGGATTTCCAGTTTGTAGGTATACTCGGCAGGCTGATGGGACAAGGATGAAGTCCACTTTTTCTCTGAATCTATGA
- a CDS encoding trypsin-like peptidase domain-containing protein translates to MYCPKCGIEKQKGNWFCSGCGTGKSNWKLYLIFTMVLLLFFTVSGLVFIKITNILESKQAPIQTQITQTQQAKEVVKHEEEKQQPVQPVVKIEEPKAEKVKELTDIIAEAQQQVYTIFTDKSQGSGFLYNKEGIVVTNAHVVEGSVNVVVRTIQGTEHQGKVIGYSNEIDVAILSVPDFTNRIPIKMETEDTTVIGEEIIALGSPLGLENTATMGYITGTNRDFYIDNFIYEDLYQISAPISPGSSGGPLLSQKTAKIIAINSAEDTRDTNIGFSIPIYTIVELIEAWIQNPMSDQEIASLFYYADGIYYYDYLWELFEYGYFNGGYYSDDSSYYEYWEYDNDWLYDWYIDEGYYYDEETDYWYYDYYEEDAEYEDDYWYYEEDEDYEYEESDWYLYDEEQVEYEESEWDYEYDESLENEDDEWYEEEENEEEG, encoded by the coding sequence ATGTACTGTCCAAAATGCGGCATAGAAAAACAAAAGGGTAATTGGTTCTGTAGTGGATGTGGAACAGGGAAGAGTAACTGGAAGCTTTATTTGATTTTTACAATGGTGCTTCTTCTATTTTTCACGGTAAGCGGACTGGTCTTTATAAAGATTACGAACATATTGGAAAGCAAGCAGGCACCCATACAGACGCAGATTACACAGACACAGCAAGCAAAAGAAGTGGTGAAACACGAGGAAGAAAAGCAGCAACCAGTGCAGCCTGTGGTGAAAATAGAGGAACCAAAGGCAGAGAAAGTCAAAGAGCTCACGGATATCATCGCGGAGGCCCAGCAGCAAGTCTACACCATTTTTACTGATAAAAGTCAGGGGTCTGGTTTCTTATACAATAAGGAAGGTATTGTGGTGACAAATGCCCATGTTGTGGAAGGAAGTGTGAATGTAGTTGTTCGCACCATACAGGGCACAGAGCATCAAGGAAAAGTAATAGGATATTCAAATGAGATTGATGTGGCTATTCTGTCCGTCCCGGATTTCACCAACAGAATCCCAATAAAAATGGAAACAGAAGATACCACCGTTATTGGTGAAGAAATCATCGCCCTGGGGAGCCCTCTTGGACTGGAGAATACCGCAACTATGGGCTATATAACCGGGACAAACAGAGATTTTTACATTGATAATTTCATCTATGAAGACCTTTACCAAATCTCTGCACCAATCTCTCCAGGAAGCAGTGGCGGTCCATTATTATCCCAAAAAACGGCCAAAATCATTGCCATCAATTCCGCTGAGGACACGAGAGATACCAATATTGGGTTTAGCATTCCCATCTACACGATTGTAGAGCTAATAGAAGCATGGATCCAAAATCCAATGTCCGACCAAGAAATTGCTTCATTATTTTATTATGCTGATGGAATTTATTATTACGACTACCTGTGGGAGTTGTTTGAATACGGCTACTTCAATGGGGGCTATTACTCCGACGATTCTTCCTACTATGAATACTGGGAATATGACAACGACTGGCTCTACGATTGGTACATCGACGAAGGATACTACTATGACGAAGAAACGGACTACTGGTACTACGACTACTATGAGGAAGATGCCGAGTATGAGGATGACTATTGGTATTATGAGGAAGACGAAGATTATGAATACGAGGAAAGTGACTGGTACTTGTACGATGAGGAACAGGTGGAGTACGAGGAAAGTGAGTGGGACTATGAATATGATGAGAGTTTAGAAAATGAAGATGATGAATGGTACGAAGAGGAAGAGAATGAAGAGGAGGGTTGA
- a CDS encoding DUF600 domain-containing protein has product MKVFEDYFSELQADMVAICLEYVENKADEIFIYCSYEPKMYVFDFFYKIKGAVVHKHQLNKIVKESDNQAYDVSRDRQKAALRIGNENLKLIHKKCEEFNKDMPTEMKLHYNVKQNSLKGKYKYELVYSTDSELLPDDIFDLWFEEVKGNYLKDLG; this is encoded by the coding sequence ATGAAGGTATTTGAGGATTATTTTTCAGAATTACAAGCAGACATGGTGGCTATTTGTTTAGAGTACGTAGAAAATAAAGCAGATGAAATTTTTATTTATTGTTCATATGAACCTAAAATGTATGTTTTTGACTTTTTTTATAAAATCAAAGGAGCAGTAGTTCATAAACATCAGTTAAACAAGATTGTAAAAGAATCAGATAATCAAGCTTATGATGTTTCGAGAGATAGGCAAAAGGCAGCACTTAGAATAGGTAATGAAAATCTAAAGCTGATTCATAAGAAATGTGAAGAGTTCAATAAAGATATGCCAACAGAAATGAAATTACATTATAATGTAAAACAAAATAGCCTAAAAGGAAAATATAAATACGAATTAGTTTATTCGACTGACTCCGAACTACTGCCAGATGATATTTTTGATTTGTGGTTTGAAGAAGTTAAGGGAAATTACCTTAAAGACCTTGGTTAG
- a CDS encoding T7SS effector LXG polymorphic toxin, producing MKVLDVSSLHEGIKGMNRKLSELEKQLSGVENGIRSFVASKDSFRGKGASAIRRFYEYAHLPFLQFFQTFLANFQTKLNQLQYELDGLEGNARGLIDERFLTSELEDGLNQINRMVAELTGETNSQLSRVGDIVYLPRLQDHHFHEGFQQAKQSARQTVDKLHQFDYQQTQSFTSLMEDLSLIQSYIEEMSQQFASGKIKLSTFSPVILQDLEAYGKLQTRLYNETVKQRWNSEHYPELGVFYSVGYAASFDQWANPSCARPEPKKKTAGEVFWDFTNGFGTGAIDAVSDTWDGLKRLVTEPDQVLKETIELLEAVVSDPAILLEIGHELYNSFKESVIHGDANSRGEWLGYSTAIIGTAVVGDKGISRVGGTVGRLGSRVEADLNIKLKDQQAKALSSVPRSSTAGLERVRELMGGMLPNSKMAPAMAGVPSNAMNSFAIYEKVNGVNINIISRIEALAGKGSKGKDKKHISKTGDLKPNTTYQAGEYDYKYKTDDIGRIKEFNADDLKLTEREFRLPHKSNTPGKEPGDHAGHLAGDRFGGSPDLDNLVSQSSSVNLSKYKKLENQWANAIVEGKDVSVNVKINYEGKSLRPSSFDIEYEIDGRMRFISLEN from the coding sequence TGGAAAAGCAGCTAAGTGGCGTGGAGAATGGGATTCGATCCTTTGTTGCATCAAAGGATTCCTTTCGTGGCAAGGGTGCCAGCGCAATCAGGCGATTCTATGAATATGCACATCTCCCATTTCTTCAATTCTTCCAAACGTTCCTCGCAAACTTTCAAACTAAGCTTAACCAGTTGCAATATGAGTTGGATGGGCTAGAAGGAAATGCGCGCGGGTTAATAGATGAGAGGTTCCTGACAAGTGAACTAGAGGACGGATTGAATCAAATCAACCGAATGGTGGCAGAACTGACAGGTGAGACAAATTCCCAGCTCAGTCGAGTCGGTGACATCGTGTACCTCCCAAGGCTGCAGGATCACCATTTCCACGAAGGCTTCCAGCAAGCCAAACAATCGGCCAGACAAACCGTGGACAAGCTGCACCAGTTTGATTACCAACAAACCCAGTCTTTTACGTCCTTAATGGAGGACTTATCTCTGATACAGAGTTACATAGAGGAAATGAGCCAGCAGTTTGCATCTGGTAAGATTAAGTTGTCCACCTTTTCACCGGTAATTCTTCAGGACCTTGAGGCTTATGGAAAGTTGCAGACGAGGTTGTATAACGAGACCGTCAAGCAGCGGTGGAATAGTGAGCATTATCCGGAGCTTGGGGTGTTTTATTCGGTTGGGTATGCGGCGTCGTTTGATCAGTGGGCTAACCCGAGTTGTGCGCGGCCGGAGCCGAAGAAGAAAACAGCCGGGGAAGTATTCTGGGACTTCACCAACGGTTTTGGAACAGGAGCCATTGACGCAGTTTCAGACACTTGGGACGGTCTCAAACGTCTCGTGACAGAGCCTGACCAAGTGTTGAAAGAAACGATTGAGCTTTTAGAAGCTGTAGTCTCTGATCCAGCTATATTGCTAGAAATCGGCCACGAACTCTACAACTCCTTCAAAGAATCCGTCATCCACGGAGATGCGAATAGCCGAGGCGAATGGCTAGGTTACTCGACCGCTATTATCGGAACAGCCGTTGTTGGAGACAAAGGGATCTCAAGAGTGGGTGGTACCGTTGGAAGACTTGGTAGCCGAGTGGAAGCAGACCTCAATATCAAGCTGAAAGATCAGCAGGCAAAAGCGTTGAGTTCAGTGCCGCGTTCTTCTACAGCTGGTTTGGAGCGGGTGCGTGAGTTGATGGGTGGTATGCTCCCGAACAGTAAGATGGCACCAGCCATGGCAGGTGTGCCGTCGAATGCTATGAACAGTTTTGCTATTTATGAAAAGGTTAATGGAGTAAATATAAATATCATTTCTAGGATAGAAGCTTTAGCAGGTAAAGGTAGTAAGGGTAAGGATAAAAAACATATAAGTAAAACAGGGGATCTAAAACCAAATACTACCTACCAAGCGGGTGAATATGATTATAAATACAAGACGGATGACATTGGAAGGATTAAAGAATTTAATGCGGATGATTTAAAATTAACAGAACGTGAATTTAGATTGCCACATAAATCAAACACACCTGGTAAAGAACCTGGTGATCATGCAGGGCACCTAGCGGGTGATAGATTTGGAGGCTCTCCAGATTTAGATAATCTAGTTTCTCAATCAAGTAGTGTTAATTTGAGTAAATACAAAAAACTAGAAAATCAATGGGCTAATGCAATAGTAGAAGGAAAAGATGTTTCAGTTAATGTTAAAATTAATTACGAAGGAAAAAGTTTAAGACCAAGTAGCTTTGATATAGAGTATGAAATAGATGGACGTATGAGGTTTATAAGTTTAGAGAATTAG